A genomic region of Catalinimonas niigatensis contains the following coding sequences:
- the gatB gene encoding Asp-tRNA(Asn)/Glu-tRNA(Gln) amidotransferase subunit GatB: MLDKSTREKYTVVIGLEVHAQLLTKSKIFSSDATQYGASPNTNISVITLGHPGALPRLNKQVIDFAIRMGLACGCEITRYNIFDRKNYFYPDLPKGYQIMQDKTPICVGGGVYIRNPDEEEKRIKLHHIHLEEDAGKSMHLENEPETLVDFNRAGVPLIEIVTEPDIRSSEEAASMLTEIRKLVRYLDICDGNMEEGSMRCDANVSVMLKGATEYGKKVEVKNMNSIRNVQRAIDHERERQILLLEEGKMVVSETRLFNAENGKTYSMRTKEELNDYRYFPEPDLSPIVVSEEWLAQIRKSMPALPHELYHKFVDIYGLPAYDAEVLTETKAIARYFEEVCSHTRHYKAASNWMMGPVKSYLNDASHSIEKMPVKPAHLTQLIELVAGDKVSFAIASQKVFPRMLEDQSKSAVQIAEALNLLHESDSENIQPLVKEILDAFPQKVDEYRKGKKGLLGMFMGEVMKRSKGKANPKVANELLRKELE, encoded by the coding sequence ATGTTGGATAAAAGTACCCGAGAGAAATATACAGTTGTCATTGGATTGGAAGTACATGCACAACTGCTTACAAAGAGCAAAATATTTTCTTCAGACGCCACACAATACGGGGCCTCTCCCAATACCAATATCAGTGTCATTACCCTGGGGCATCCCGGTGCCCTGCCCCGTCTGAACAAACAGGTGATAGACTTTGCCATCCGTATGGGACTGGCCTGTGGCTGTGAGATCACGCGTTACAATATCTTTGACAGAAAAAACTACTTCTATCCTGATCTTCCCAAAGGCTATCAGATCATGCAGGACAAAACACCTATCTGCGTAGGAGGAGGGGTGTATATCCGTAATCCGGATGAAGAAGAGAAAAGGATCAAGTTGCATCACATCCATCTGGAAGAAGATGCCGGCAAATCCATGCATCTGGAAAATGAACCGGAAACGCTGGTAGACTTCAACCGTGCCGGTGTGCCTTTGATAGAAATCGTTACCGAACCTGATATCCGCAGCTCTGAAGAAGCGGCGTCTATGCTCACAGAGATACGTAAACTGGTACGCTATCTGGATATTTGCGATGGCAATATGGAAGAAGGCTCCATGCGCTGCGATGCCAACGTGTCTGTCATGCTCAAAGGGGCCACTGAATATGGCAAGAAGGTGGAAGTGAAAAATATGAACTCCATACGCAATGTGCAGCGTGCCATTGACCATGAGAGGGAGCGACAGATCTTATTGCTGGAAGAGGGAAAGATGGTTGTCTCGGAAACACGCCTCTTCAACGCTGAAAATGGCAAAACTTACAGCATGCGTACCAAAGAGGAGCTAAATGACTATCGCTATTTTCCTGAGCCGGACCTCAGCCCGATAGTGGTATCCGAGGAGTGGCTTGCGCAGATACGTAAAAGTATGCCCGCCCTGCCACACGAATTGTATCACAAATTCGTTGACATTTACGGACTACCTGCTTATGATGCTGAGGTGCTGACAGAGACCAAAGCCATTGCCCGGTATTTTGAGGAGGTTTGCAGCCATACCAGGCATTATAAAGCAGCTTCCAACTGGATGATGGGCCCGGTGAAGTCTTATCTGAATGATGCTTCACATAGCATAGAAAAGATGCCGGTAAAACCAGCCCACCTGACACAACTCATTGAGTTGGTAGCTGGAGATAAGGTGAGCTTTGCCATAGCATCTCAGAAAGTTTTTCCTCGTATGCTGGAGGACCAGAGCAAATCAGCGGTACAGATTGCCGAAGCTCTAAACCTTTTGCATGAGAGTGATTCTGAGAATATACAACCGCTGGTAAAAGAAATTCTGGATGCCTTTCCCCAGAAAGTAGATGAGTATAGGAAAGGGAAGAAAGGGCTGCTGGGCATGTTTATGGGCGAAGTGATGAAGCGGAGCAAAGGAAAAGCAAATCCCAAGGTAGCAAATGAACTATTGAGAAAAGAATTGGAATAG
- a CDS encoding peroxiredoxin family protein, whose amino-acid sequence MRITGYWTVVFSIYFFSACSQGQPTEQLPAKKNGYVQIEGSINHPADKGYVVLEQIGEDDINVVDTLMVSSDSTFRYSLDNKKPGFYRLNLYDKQYVNLILDQEDVNIVADGNRPDGLAEVSGSTDTDYFYAVNNIMREFQQKVNELNADFMKARADEDEEAMKAVESRYKEIEAENTARIKAEIDDMGNSIAVFYAVNFLDAEKEFAYLSELAEKFKQNLPDSRYTEQFVVQVEDLRKLAIGMPAPDIALPNPEGDTVNLSSLRGKYVMIDFWAAWCKPCRMENPNVVRLYNKYKDQGFEIYGVSLDRTKEAWIDAIQADQLGWTHVSDLKYFDSEAASLYNINAIPATILLDREGNIIAKNLRGQELADKLAELFEEA is encoded by the coding sequence ATGAGAATAACAGGATATTGGACCGTTGTTTTTAGTATTTACTTTTTTTCAGCCTGTTCTCAGGGCCAGCCCACTGAACAACTGCCTGCCAAAAAGAATGGATATGTACAAATAGAAGGTAGTATCAACCATCCGGCTGACAAAGGATATGTAGTGCTGGAACAGATTGGAGAAGATGACATTAATGTGGTAGATACACTAATGGTATCCAGCGACAGTACTTTCCGCTATAGCCTCGACAATAAAAAGCCGGGATTTTATCGCCTCAACCTCTACGATAAGCAGTATGTAAATCTGATCCTGGACCAGGAGGATGTGAATATTGTGGCTGACGGTAACCGTCCAGATGGGCTTGCAGAGGTAAGTGGCTCTACCGATACGGATTATTTTTATGCGGTAAACAACATCATGCGTGAATTCCAGCAAAAAGTAAACGAACTGAATGCTGATTTTATGAAAGCCCGTGCTGATGAAGATGAAGAGGCTATGAAGGCGGTTGAATCTCGCTATAAAGAGATTGAAGCTGAAAATACGGCTAGAATCAAGGCTGAGATTGACGATATGGGCAATTCCATCGCTGTTTTTTATGCGGTAAACTTTTTGGATGCAGAAAAAGAATTTGCTTACCTGAGTGAATTAGCAGAAAAATTCAAGCAAAACCTCCCTGACTCCCGCTATACAGAACAGTTTGTGGTGCAGGTAGAAGATCTCCGCAAACTGGCTATTGGTATGCCTGCGCCAGACATTGCGCTACCCAATCCGGAAGGCGATACAGTGAATTTATCTTCTCTGCGAGGCAAGTATGTGATGATAGATTTTTGGGCAGCCTGGTGCAAGCCCTGTCGTATGGAGAACCCCAATGTAGTCCGCCTGTACAATAAGTACAAAGATCAGGGTTTTGAAATTTATGGTGTTTCACTGGATCGTACCAAAGAAGCCTGGATAGATGCCATTCAGGCAGATCAACTGGGTTGGACACATGTATCCGATCTGAAATATTTTGATTCAGAAGCGGCTTCTCTGTACAATATTAATGCGATTCCTGCTACGATTTTGCTGGACAGAGAAGGAAATATTATTGCTAAAAATTTAAGAGGGCAAGAACTGGCAGACAAACTGGCTGAGCTGTTTGAAGAAGCCTGA
- a CDS encoding response regulator gives MKVLMIDDNELDLLISRKLISKQVTSLEFTEFTDASQALFYLQELQENEFDIILLDLNMPDMNGWDFLDEYQKLDAHKANVYILTSSLDTRDKLRSREYEVVKGYFDKPLKSNYIAEIINSQQVY, from the coding sequence ATGAAAGTACTCATGATTGACGATAACGAGCTTGATTTACTCATCAGCCGTAAGCTCATATCCAAACAGGTAACTTCTCTAGAGTTTACTGAGTTTACTGATGCGTCCCAAGCGCTCTTTTATTTACAAGAGCTACAAGAAAATGAATTTGATATCATTCTTCTTGATCTGAATATGCCGGATATGAATGGTTGGGATTTTTTGGATGAGTATCAAAAATTAGATGCGCATAAAGCCAATGTATATATCCTTACTTCTTCTCTGGATACCAGAGACAAACTACGCTCCCGAGAGTATGAAGTAGTGAAAGGTTATTTTGACAAGCCCCTGAAAAGTAATTACATCGCAGAAATCATAAATTCTCAGCAGGTATATTAA
- a CDS encoding DUF1801 domain-containing protein — translation MATQNIKPEKLSGHAQVREFLDQLEHPLKAEIEEVRSIILEADPRLTEHIKWKAPSFCFNDDDRITFNLHGRDFFRLIFHCGVKVRDRQSKGRLFEEPTGLLDWVADDRAVAKFTDMDDVRTKKASLMETVKIWLELAG, via the coding sequence ATGGCGACACAAAACATAAAACCAGAAAAGCTTTCAGGCCATGCACAAGTCAGGGAATTTTTAGACCAGCTTGAACACCCATTAAAAGCAGAAATTGAAGAAGTACGGAGCATTATTCTAGAGGCTGACCCACGGCTTACCGAACACATCAAGTGGAAAGCACCGAGCTTTTGTTTTAATGATGATGACAGAATTACTTTTAACCTGCACGGCAGGGATTTTTTCAGGCTTATCTTTCATTGTGGTGTAAAAGTAAGAGACAGACAATCAAAAGGCCGCTTGTTTGAAGAGCCTACCGGCCTTCTGGACTGGGTTGCAGATGACAGGGCTGTAGCAAAATTTACCGATATGGATGATGTTCGTACCAAAAAGGCATCCCTGATGGAAACTGTTAAAATCTGGCTGGAGCTAGCAGGTTAA
- a CDS encoding ThuA domain-containing protein, translated as MSRIISTKSIAAILFCMLFYVASLKAQTQSEFKVIAFFTAKNDQAHISYVKEAHIWFSEMADKHHFAYDTTSHWENMNTKFLTQYQVVLFLDTRPEAAEQREAFRQYMEKGGAWMGFHFAAFALTPSAYPQNWDWYHNKFLGSGQYKSNTWRPTSAVLRVEDRKHPTTQNLPETFDSSPNEWYRWEKDLTQNPDMHILLSIDPTSFPLGTGPKPHEIWHSGYYPVVWTNAKYRMLYVNMGHNDIDYESGTNETLSYTFNNPVQNQLIMDALLWLGKGGKAALSH; from the coding sequence ATGAGTAGAATCATCTCTACCAAATCTATAGCAGCCATTCTCTTTTGTATGCTATTTTATGTTGCTTCGCTTAAGGCGCAAACTCAGTCCGAGTTCAAGGTCATTGCTTTCTTTACAGCCAAAAACGATCAGGCACATATCAGCTATGTGAAAGAAGCACATATCTGGTTTTCTGAAATGGCTGATAAGCATCACTTCGCTTACGATACGACCAGCCACTGGGAGAATATGAACACTAAATTCCTGACGCAGTATCAGGTGGTACTTTTTCTGGATACCCGTCCTGAAGCTGCTGAGCAGAGAGAAGCATTTCGACAGTACATGGAAAAGGGAGGGGCGTGGATGGGTTTTCACTTTGCCGCCTTTGCGCTCACCCCTTCGGCTTATCCTCAGAACTGGGATTGGTACCATAACAAATTTCTGGGTTCTGGACAATACAAAAGCAATACCTGGCGACCTACTTCCGCTGTGCTTCGTGTGGAAGACCGTAAACACCCGACCACCCAAAATTTGCCAGAAACCTTTGATTCCTCACCTAACGAATGGTATCGCTGGGAAAAAGACCTGACTCAAAATCCTGACATGCATATCCTGCTGTCTATTGACCCTACCAGCTTTCCTTTGGGTACAGGCCCCAAACCTCATGAGATCTGGCACAGCGGCTATTATCCGGTAGTGTGGACCAATGCCAAATACAGGATGCTGTACGTGAATATGGGACACAATGACATTGATTATGAAAGCGGAACGAATGAAACACTTTCCTATACCTTTAACAATCCCGTTCAAAACCAGTTAATCATGGATGCTTTGTTATGGCTGGGAAAGGGTGGAAAAGCTGCTTTATCACATTGA
- a CDS encoding Pr6Pr family membrane protein has protein sequence MRTPQKSFIILGALLAWFAVIMQFVLMMENRVTPIPETIVRFFSFFTILTNTLIALYFTSMWLGRHTKLSQRFQRPGVVSAIAVYITVVGLVYQLVLRQIWEPQGLQKLVDELLHSVNPVYFVLYWYLYEEKAKLKWTLIPGWLIYPLLYLMYILIRGSFSGFYPYPFVNVAELGMRQVLLNSVGLMFVFIGFCALYIGIGKILTRTQKPQVFRSS, from the coding sequence ATGCGTACACCTCAAAAATCCTTTATTATCCTGGGCGCACTTCTGGCCTGGTTTGCTGTCATCATGCAATTTGTGTTGATGATGGAAAACAGAGTAACCCCTATTCCTGAAACCATAGTAAGATTCTTCAGCTTCTTTACCATCCTGACCAATACACTGATCGCTCTATATTTTACCAGCATGTGGCTTGGCAGGCATACCAAGCTTAGTCAGCGATTTCAGCGTCCGGGAGTTGTTTCTGCCATTGCCGTATACATCACCGTGGTGGGACTGGTTTACCAACTGGTGCTGAGGCAAATCTGGGAGCCTCAGGGCTTACAGAAGTTGGTAGATGAACTGCTGCATTCCGTTAATCCTGTGTACTTTGTGCTGTACTGGTATTTGTATGAAGAGAAAGCAAAGCTGAAATGGACTCTTATTCCGGGCTGGCTGATCTATCCCTTGCTGTATTTGATGTACATTCTTATCCGGGGAAGTTTCTCAGGCTTTTACCCTTATCCTTTTGTCAACGTAGCCGAACTGGGCATGCGCCAAGTGCTGCTGAACAGTGTGGGACTGATGTTCGTCTTCATTGGATTCTGCGCTTTGTACATTGGCATTGGTAAAATACTGACCAGAACTCAAAAGCCGCAAGTCTTCAGAAGTTCATAA
- a CDS encoding protein-tyrosine-phosphatase yields the protein MKEKLNILFVCGRNKRRSKTAELIFRDDTRFYARSAGFSPNSPHQLSIKDIVWADTIFVMEDAHKSRLRRIYRDPDLPCTEVLYIEDVYEFMDEELVDLLKTGVNEYL from the coding sequence ATGAAAGAAAAGCTCAACATATTATTTGTTTGCGGCAGAAACAAAAGAAGAAGTAAAACTGCTGAACTTATATTCCGTGACGACACACGATTTTATGCCCGTTCGGCAGGATTCAGCCCGAATAGTCCCCATCAGCTAAGCATCAAAGACATTGTTTGGGCTGATACTATTTTTGTGATGGAAGATGCTCATAAAAGTAGATTAAGAAGAATATACCGAGATCCGGATTTACCATGCACCGAAGTCCTATATATTGAAGATGTATATGAATTCATGGATGAAGAACTAGTGGATTTGCTTAAGACAGGAGTAAATGAATACTTATGA
- a CDS encoding rhamnogalacturonidase — protein sequence MLCIWAFAQHAYAQVKQEELFPDGTPIPEWFLNPTKVSLDELGTPYILTDHEVLNDSTVLQTERIQKVIDKAHSQGGGVVIIPKGTFMSGALFFKPNTHLHVAEGAVLKGSDNIAHYPKMPSRMEGQSLEYFPALVNAYGVDGFTISGKGTIDGNGLKFWEAFWQRREEDPECTNLEVSRPRLVFIWDSDNVQVQDVKLHNAGFWTSHYYQCNNVKILDLHIYSPHEPVKAPSTDAIDLDVCSNVLIKGCYMSVNDDAIALKGGKGPWADTASDNGENTNIIIEDCEFGFCHSALTCGSESIHNKNILMRNCYVNEARRLLWLKMRPDTPQKYEYITVENIKGQAYSMIYVKPWTQFFDLKGRKEVPLSYSENITMRNIDLDCEIFFDIATTEYDKLSDFTFRNLDIEAENATYDKSLIQDLTMDNVKVNGDLIK from the coding sequence ATGCTCTGTATTTGGGCATTTGCACAACATGCCTATGCACAAGTAAAGCAAGAGGAGCTTTTCCCGGATGGAACGCCAATCCCTGAGTGGTTTTTGAATCCAACCAAAGTGAGCCTGGACGAACTCGGTACTCCTTATATCCTTACCGACCATGAAGTACTGAACGACAGTACTGTTCTGCAAACGGAGAGGATTCAAAAGGTCATTGACAAAGCCCACAGTCAGGGCGGCGGCGTGGTGATCATTCCCAAAGGTACATTTATGAGTGGTGCTCTGTTTTTCAAGCCCAATACCCATCTGCATGTCGCAGAAGGGGCGGTCTTAAAAGGCTCCGACAATATCGCCCACTATCCTAAAATGCCTTCCCGGATGGAAGGACAGAGCTTGGAGTACTTCCCGGCCCTGGTCAATGCCTATGGCGTAGATGGTTTTACGATATCGGGCAAAGGCACTATAGATGGGAACGGCCTTAAATTCTGGGAAGCTTTCTGGCAAAGGAGAGAAGAAGATCCTGAATGTACCAATCTGGAAGTCTCCCGTCCTCGTCTGGTCTTTATATGGGATAGCGATAATGTACAGGTACAGGATGTCAAATTGCACAATGCAGGCTTCTGGACCAGCCACTATTACCAGTGCAACAATGTAAAAATCCTGGATCTGCACATATACTCTCCCCACGAGCCGGTCAAAGCGCCCAGTACCGATGCCATTGATCTGGATGTCTGTTCCAATGTGTTAATCAAGGGCTGTTATATGTCGGTGAATGACGATGCCATTGCCTTGAAGGGTGGAAAAGGCCCCTGGGCAGATACCGCTTCCGACAATGGAGAAAATACCAATATCATCATTGAAGACTGTGAGTTTGGCTTTTGTCACTCGGCACTGACCTGCGGCAGTGAATCTATTCACAACAAAAATATTCTGATGCGCAATTGCTACGTCAATGAAGCCAGAAGGCTCTTATGGCTGAAGATGCGGCCTGATACACCGCAGAAATACGAATACATCACGGTAGAAAATATCAAAGGACAGGCCTACAGCATGATCTATGTAAAGCCCTGGACACAGTTTTTTGATTTGAAAGGCCGTAAAGAAGTGCCTTTGTCTTATTCTGAAAACATCACCATGAGAAACATTGATCTTGACTGTGAGATATTTTTTGACATTGCCACTACAGAATATGATAAACTTTCAGACTTCACTTTCAGGAACCTGGATATAGAAGCTGAAAACGCTACCTACGACAAAAGTCTGATACAGGACCTGACGATGGATAATGTAAAAGTGAACGGAGATCTCATTAAGTAA